CGGCATGATGCTGCTCCCCGTGGTGTACTCTTCGGGCAGTCTTACAAACCCAAACTCGCTGGTGTTAAATAGGACGAGATCGGACGCCATCCGATTCAACGTCGCCCCAATCTGAACGCACGCATGTGCCACGTGGAGTTCCAGTTTGCCACGGGAGAGCTGCACAGCTGTTACGTTCGACTGCACTTCCTTGAATCCCAACGTTTTAGCTACTTTTTTCCTCAGTAGCTTCAGATGGGGGACTCCGTAGCCGGCGGCACTCCCGAGGGGCGATGTGTTGATCTGATCATGAGCCGCCCGAACTGCCCGGATATCGGTCACGAGGAGTTCCGCGTAGCCCGCCGCCCACAGCCCTGCAGTGGTTGGCATCGCGAGCTGCATATGAGTGTAGCCGGGCATCAGCGCATCGTCGTACTCCTCCGCGACGCCACACAGCATCTCCACGATCTCACTGGTCGCACGTGCGATTGTTATCAGACGATCTCGCAGAAACAGCCTCAGTGCCGCGAGCACCTGATCGTTGCGTGACCGGCCGGTGTGGATCTTCTCGCCAATCTCGCCCAGCTCTGCGGTGAGATACCGTTCGATAACCGTGTGGCAATCTTCATCCTCCGGAGTGACGCCCACTTCGCCTGCTTCGGCCTTGCGCTTGATGCGGCCGAGTGCTGCCTTCACGGCGCGCAACTCGTCAAGGTCCAGCACTCCGGCATCTACAAGTCCCTCGGCATGGGCCGCAGTTGCCACAGCATCGAACGGGAGCAACAACGTATCCCAGAGATAGTCGTCGCCCACGGTGAACCGCGTCACCCAGTCGGCGGCCATCCGACCTTTGAACCAGACAGGTTTCTTCTTCTTGGCCATACGATCAGTTACGAACGGGTTCGCCGTCCTCCAGTGAAAAGTAGCGGATGATAACATCCTTGTAGACTCCCACAGCTCGAGTGACCTCATCCATCGAGATCCGCTCGTTTGACGTGTGCGACAGATCGCTCGACCCCGGGCCAATCTTCACCGTCGGCGTTCCTGAAAGAAAGATCCAGTCGGACATGGTCGGCGAACCGAAGGGCTCCTCCCCCGTCGCCGCGACGGCCGCCCGCACGATTCGCTCTTCAAGCGACGTCCGAACCGGCACCAACCTGTCGCTGTGTATTTGCACATCGGATTCCAGGGCATCGCGCACGATCGCCACGAGCTCGTCGTGAGAGTAAGCGGGGGTCGACCGGATGTCGACGGTGAACGTGCACTCTTCCGGAACCGTGTTCTTTGCTGTCCCTCCGGAAACGATGGTCGGAGTCACGGTCACGGGACCCAGCAGCGGGTCGTCGCGGTCCAGGCGAATCTCGACAAGTCGACGAATATCGTCGGCGGCCTTCACGATCGCATTCTCGCCAAGGGAAGCCCGTGCAGCGTGTGCAGCGTGCCCGGTCGCGCGTACGTTAAGAATGAGCAAGCCTTTCTGCGATGTACACGGGCGGAGATCCGTCGGCTCGCCGACCAGTGCGGCACGAAGCGCCGGCAAATGTGGAAGAAGGTCCTCAAGCCCGTTGTAGCCTTTTCCCATCTCTTCGCACGTGGTCAGGGCCACGAGCACC
This region of Rhodothermales bacterium genomic DNA includes:
- a CDS encoding argininosuccinate lyase codes for the protein MAADWVTRFTVGDDYLWDTLLLPFDAVATAAHAEGLVDAGVLDLDELRAVKAALGRIKRKAEAGEVGVTPEDEDCHTVIERYLTAELGEIGEKIHTGRSRNDQVLAALRLFLRDRLITIARATSEIVEMLCGVAEEYDDALMPGYTHMQLAMPTTAGLWAAGYAELLVTDIRAVRAAHDQINTSPLGSAAGYGVPHLKLLRKKVAKTLGFKEVQSNVTAVQLSRGKLELHVAHACVQIGATLNRMASDLVLFNTSEFGFVRLPEEYTTGSSIMPQKRNPDVLELARAVYHRLTAEMHVLASVPANLPSGYHRDLQLTKAAVMQSVL
- a CDS encoding M20/M25/M40 family metallo-hydrolase, with translation MTDSSPQHQALRLLIDLIRFPSLSHQEGPIADFLEDYIAERGLAVRRHRDNLYFALGEGSDRLLLNSHLDVVPPSADHPFEPFEPTLADGYLFGRGAVDAKASVASMVVAVLELAENGWSPENGQVLVALTTCEEMGKGYNGLEDLLPHLPALRAALVGEPTDLRPCTSQKGLLILNVRATGHAAHAARASLGENAIVKAADDIRRLVEIRLDRDDPLLGPVTVTPTIVSGGTAKNTVPEECTFTVDIRSTPAYSHDELVAIVRDALESDVQIHSDRLVPVRTSLEERIVRAAVAATGEEPFGSPTMSDWIFLSGTPTVKIGPGSSDLSHTSNERISMDEVTRAVGVYKDVIIRYFSLEDGEPVRN